From one Sus scrofa isolate TJ Tabasco breed Duroc chromosome 9, Sscrofa11.1, whole genome shotgun sequence genomic stretch:
- the LOC100525599 gene encoding olfactory receptor 2A1/2A42-like yields the protein METNQTVVTEFILLGFRLGWRIHLIFFVLFSLCYTFTLLGNGVILGLISLDSRLHTPMYFFLSHLAIVDIAYACNTVPQMLINLLSPTKPISFTGCMTQTFLFLSFAHTECLLLVVMSYDRYVAICHPLRYSAIMSWRLCFILVVTSWACGSLLALVHVVLILRLPFCGPREINHFFCEILAVLKLACADTWLNQVVIFAACMFILVGPLCLVLVSYTHILFAILGIQSGEGRRKAFSTCSSHLCVVGLFFGSAIVMYMAPKSRHPEEQQKVLFLFYSFFNPMLNPLIYSLRNAEVKGALRRVISNI from the coding sequence ATGGAGACAAATCAGACTGTGGTTACAGAGTTCATCCTGCTGGGGTTTCGTCTTGGTTGGAGGAtccatttaatcttttttgttcttttctccctaTGTTACACCTTCACCCTACTGGGGAATGGGGTCATCCTGGGGCTCATCTCATTGGACTCCAGActgcacacccccatgtacttcttcctctcacaCCTGGCCATTGTTGACATAGCTTACGCCTGCAACACGGTGCCCCAGATGCTGATAAACCTCCTGAGTCCAACCAAGCCCATCTCCTTCACTGGCTGCATGACACAGACCTTTCTCTTTTTGAGTTTCGCTCACACCGAATGTCTTCTCCTGGTGGTGATGTCCTATGATCGGtacgtggccatctgccaccccctcCGATATTCTGCCATCATGAGCTGGAGACTCTGCTTCATCCTGGTGGTGACATCCTGGGCATGTGGCTCCCTCCTGGCCTTGGTCCATGTAGTGCTCATCCTGAGGCTGCCCTTCTGTGGGCCGCGTGAAATcaaccactttttctgtgaaatcCTGGCTGTCCTCAAGCTGGCCTGTGCTGACACCTGGCTCAACCAAGTGGTCATCTTTGCTGCTTGTATGTTTATCTTAGTTGGGCCCCTCTGCTTGGTGCTGGTCTCCTACACACACATCCTGTTTGCCATCTTAGGGATCCAGTCAGGTGAGGGCCGTAGAAAGGCCTTCTCTacctgctcctcccacctctgTGTGGTTGGGCTCTTCTTTGGCAGTGCCATTGTCATGTACATGGCCCCCAAATCCCGCCACCCTGAGGAGCAGCAGAAGGTCCTTTTCCTGTTTTACAGTTTTTTCAACCCTATGCTGAACCCACtgatctacagcctgaggaatgCAGAGGTTAAGGGTGCCCTAAGGAGAGTCATTTCCAACATCTGA